ATTTCAACTTACTTGTTCTTTTTAAACCTAATCTAGATTTATGACATTTCAAATTCAAATTTGTGTATTTTTAAAAAAGTTGATCTACCTCTCCATTCCAGTGAAATGATAATAATTTGTTAAAAAAAATAAATCGTAATGAAACTTAAAGAGTTTTTATTGAAACAACATACAACAAAAAAATAAAATCACTAAAAATCAATGGATTAAATTAAAATAGAATTACATGGAAATCATTATGCTCGGCACAATCTATCACTATCAGACATGTTCAGAATAAAAGTTTGTATTCTTAAGCTTATAAATAACAATCTAAAACCAGTAGTAGCCGCCATTACTAAAAAATTATAACTTAGCCCTATAAGCAATTTATACGAAACCCAAAAACAGCGATCTAATTAAAATTTACAAATAGAATCCACATTAGTAAAAAACAAATAAAGCCAGCATAAACTGGCTTTATTTGTTTTTTGGGCATTAATTCATGGTGCTGTATCTAGCTCCACTGGCAGATAATGCTTGGGCTCCAAACCTAACCATTCGGGTAATACAGTACCAATTGAAATGGATGACCACGTTCCCGAAATAACACCGATAAACATTGCAATTGCAAACCCTTGCAATGGGGCTCCCCCCATGATCCATAACGCTGAGATGGTCATTAACGTTGTTCCTGATGTCACCATGGTGCGCGAAAACGTTGCAATGATTGCTTGATCATTGATTTCTGCTGTTGGTGTTTGCTGCTTAGCTAATAATAGCTCGCGAATACGGTCAGCAATAATGATCGAGTCATTCAATGAATAACCGAGTACTGCAAGTACCGCCGCAAACACGGTTAAATTAAATTCCATTTGTGTAATAGCAAAGAATCCCAACACAAGCACTACATCATGTAACAGCGCTAACAATGCCCCACTCGCTAAGCGCCATTCAAATCGGAAACTCAAATAACCCAAAATTGAGAGCAAACATATTAATAATGCTAAGCCTCCTTGATCGACAAGATCTTGCCCCACTTGAGATCCTACCATGCTATTGCTGACAATCTGAACATGCTCAGAGACCTGGTGGAGTAAACCATCAATATCAACGGGGGC
This genomic window from Vibrio mimicus contains:
- the secF gene encoding protein translocase subunit SecF; translated protein: MVEYLKSRIRPIRYITGVISILLMVISLAAFAVKGLNMGLDFTGGMVTEAIIDSSISKNQLLEQLQPKLGEAVTVTPSGESGRWVIRYPLAAENAAPVDIDGLLHQVSEHVQIVSNSMVGSQVGQDLVDQGGLALLICLLSILGYLSFRFEWRLASGALLALLHDVVLVLGFFAITQMEFNLTVFAAVLAVLGYSLNDSIIIADRIRELLLAKQQTPTAEINDQAIIATFSRTMVTSGTTLMTISALWIMGGAPLQGFAIAMFIGVISGTWSSISIGTVLPEWLGLEPKHYLPVELDTAP